DNA from Halorarum salinum:
CCGCCTCGGCGCGGCGGAGGAACGCACGGCGGGGGGAGCCGCGTCGCCCGACCTCGCGCTCCCAGAAGTACCAGTTGGTGACGTACGGCGAGCCCTCCGCGTGGGTTCGTAGCTCCGGCTCCGGGAGCCCCGCGGCGGTCACGTCGGGCGTCTCGAACCGGTAGCCGCCGTCGGCGTCACGGGAGACGGCCAGCCCCTCGAACGCGACGCCGTCGCTCCCGGTCGCGTCGGCCGCTCGCTCGGCGTCGTCGGCTCCCTCGGCCCCGCCGCTCCCCGACTCCGCGTCCACGGCGGTCACGAGCGCGTCGAACTGTGCGGCCCGCATTCAGTCGTCAGCCTCCGGGGCGGCGACCCGCGTCGTCTCGCGGACGTCCTCGACGGCGTCCCCCACGTCGGCGCCGGCGTCCGCGGCGCGCTCGAGCAGCACGTCGGCCAGCAGGGGTTCGGTCCCGACGGCGCCCGCGTACCAGACGCGGTGGCCCGCCACCTCGGCGGGCACGTCGTAGCCCGTCCGGTAGTCGTCGGTGAGCCCCACGTCCTCGGGGATGTCCTCCTGGGTGTGGAACCCGTCGGCGACGAACAGGGGGACGAGCACGACGTCCTCGCTCCCGAAGTGGTCGGGGAGGTCGTCCACCTCGGGCTCCTCGTCCATGTACAGCGCCTCGACCTCGTCGAAGCGGTCCATCGACCGGACGCGCCCGGCGTGGTACTCGATCGCCTTCGCGGAGTTCTCGTTCCGCTCGGTGCCGTGGCCGACGACGGCGAAGCCGAACCCCTCCCCCACGTCGGGGTCGCCCGTCACGCTCTCGGCGCGCCGGACCAGCACGTCGGTCATCGACCCGTGGGTGCCGACCGGGCCGCAGTAGTGGACCGTCTGGCCGGTGTCCGTCGCGGCGTAGGTCGCCACGTCCGCCGAGAGGCCGTCCGACTCCCAGTCGGCCACGTCCCAGCCCTCCAGCCGGAGTTCACGGGGGATGACCTGCTCGGTGAAGTAGCCCTCGGAGATGAACATCGGGACGACGTACACCTCCTCGGCGTCCACCGTTCGGAGCACCTCCCGGAGGTTCGGCTCCTCCTTCCAGAAGCCGGTCCTGACCTCGTCGAACGCGCCGGTCGCGCGGACCGTGTCCGCGTGCTCGTGGGTCGGCGCGCTCGAGTCGGGGTTCAGGTGGGACCCGTGGGCGACGACGACCAGCGCCTGACTCATGGGCGGGAGCAGGGGGGCGGCGGCCTTATCGCCTTCGACAGCCCCCGATCACGCTCGACGGCTCCCGACCGCCTCGACTCGCGCCGACCCACACGGTCACCCCGCGGCGCTGCCGATGTAGGGATCGATCCGGTCCCCGGAAAACGAGCACGGCGGCCGTCTCCGCGGCCGCCGTCGATCGACGAGGAACGGGCGAGGGGGGAGGGCCGAACGGGGGACCGTTCCGACGGTGCGAACGCGGCCCGCCGCGTCACACCTCCACGCAGACGGTCGTCCGGGGGACGCAGAGCCGACGGCGGCGACGCGAGTCGCGCCCGTCCCCGCGTCGTCGGAGCCCCGCGAGCAGGTAGCCGGCCGCGAGCAGCGCGGCCACGCCTGCGGCGACCGCAGGCGCCGTCGTCGCCAGCACGCCCGCCACCACGGCGAGTGCGACCCCGAGCGACGTTGCGAGCGACCCGTCGGTCCGCGGGCCCCGAAGCGATTCCAGCAGCGGATCGTTCGTGTCCGGTGGCTTCGGCCTCATGCAGGTGAACGGTGGCGCCCCGGCCCCAAAAGGGTAATCTGAATTACCTTTCTGTACGTCCCGGTACAGAAACTCGCTTCAGTCGCCGGCCGCCTCGACCGGGGACCGGGTCCCCGCTCCGCTCGCGAACCAGTCGCAGGTTCCCCGAAACCGCCGGTGTTATCGCGGACGACGCCGAGCGCGGAGGTATGACAGTCGCGGAGGACGCCCGCGGGGCCGTCCGGGCCCGCCCGTACCTGTTCGACGCGCTGCGCGCCGGCGTGGTGAACTACGCCGCCGCCGCCGAGACGCTCGACCTCGACGCCGAGACGGACGCCGTGGCGACCGCGCTGCGCCGGTTCGCCGCGGACCTCGACCCGCCGTCCGTCGACGCCGACGCCCGGGTCAGCATGCGGAGCGGCCTCGGTCGCGCGGCGGTCGACGCGGACGGGGAGTCGGTGTTCTCGGTCGCGGGAACCCGGTTCGCCGCCGACGGCGGCGACCTGACGGCCGTCGTCGCCGCGGGCGACGTGGACGTCCGCGCGCTGGAGGCCGCCCTCGGCCGCCTCCGAACCGCGGGGGTCGACGTGGAGGGCGCCGGCGTGGCGGACGGCGAACTGGTGGTCGCGGTCGGGCGGCGCGACGGCGCGACGGCGGTCCGGGCGGTCGAGGCGGCGCTTTCGTCGTAGCCGGACGCGGGTTCCCGGTCCGGATCGACCGACGACGGTCGATCGGTGCCGGAGACTACCCGTCGAGGCGCTTCCCCATGCAGGTCGCCGACGCCGGACACAGGTCCGCGAACTCGGTCGTCGCCCGGACGCTCGACGGGACGTCCTCCCGGTCGACCTCCACGTACCCGCGTCCCCGGAAGAACCCCGGCGCGGTCGTGGTCAACAGGTACAGCGTCTCCGCCCCGTTCCCCCGTGCGTAGTCTTCCAGCGCCTCGCACAGCGCCGCCCCGTAGCCGCGCCCGCGGCTCGACTCCTCGACGACGACCGACCGAAGGAGGCCGTTCGACCCGCGTATCTCGACGCCGCCCACGCCGACGCGCTCCCCGTCGGAACGGGCGAGGAAGAACCGCCCCGGCGACGTCCGTACGTCCCGATGCGGGAGGTCGTTGGCCTCCAGCGTGGCCTCGACGCGGTCGAGGTCGTCCGCGTCCGCCTCCCGAAGGACGATCGAGGGGTCGGTCATGCGATCCCGTCGGCCTCCGTCGGCGGCGATCCGTTCGGGTAACCGTGCCGAACGCGGCGTCGTTTCCCCGACTCGGATCGCCGGCTAGGCCGGGTCACGGGTGGGCTCCCAGGCGATCGTGACCCGAACGGTTCCGCCCAGGTCGAACGCGATTCCCCGGCACTCGCGGTAACAACGGGCCAGTCCGGGGGCGCGTCGAACGCCGACGAACAGGGCCGCGGCGGCCGCGAGGACCGCGACGGCGGCCAGCGGCCGGCTGACGGCCCAGAGCGACAGGGGAATCGCGGCCATCGCGGCGTAACTCACGAGGACGCTCCGCCACGTCGGTTGGTCGATCAACGGTCCGTCCCGCGGGATGGATGGTGGTACGTGCATCTGTCAGTTGGTGGGTCGTAGGGTGTCGGTCGTGGTCGTGTCCGCCGAGTCGGCCGGCCCGATCGGACCGATCGATGCGTTCGGCCGCTCCCGCTTCCCGTCCGCGGTCGAACGGGTCGACTTCGGCATCACGGGTGCGCCCCCGTCTTCGGCTTCTCCCCCTCGATGGTCGCCGCGACGACGTAGTCGCTCAGGTCGCGCTCGTCGTCCCAGTCGCGGATGAACTCGTCGCTGTCGGACTTCGGCTCGACGGAGACGCCGACGAACCCGGCGTCCGAGAGCATCGTCTCGAGCGCGGGGACGGGCGACGCGCCGCCGACGCAGGCGGCCACCGACGCGGGGTCGGCCCGCAAACCCGACGGCAACTCGGCGGTCAACACGACGTCCGAGACGGCGAGCCGTCCGCCGGGGCGCAGGACGCGGTACGCCTCCCGGAACACCTGCGGCTTGTCCGGCGAGAGGTTGACGACGCAGTTCGAGAGGATCACGTCCACGGACCGGTCCGCGACCGGGAGGTGTTCGATCTCGCCGAGGCGGAACTCGACGTTCGTCGCGTCGTTCGCCTCGGCGTTCTCGCGGCCCCGTTCGACCATCTCCGGCGTCATGTCGACGCCGACGACGCGGCCCTCCGGGCCGACCTCCCGCGCGGCGAGGAAGCAGTCGAAGCCGGCGCCCGACCCGAGGTCGAGCACGCCGTCCCCCTCCTCGAGGCTCGCGATGGCGGTCGGGTTCCCGCAGCCGAGCCCCAGGTTCGCACCCGGGTCGACGGCGTCGAGGTCGTCGTCCGAGTAGCCGAGTTCGCGCGCCCGTTCGGGCGACGGTTCCCCGTCGGCTCCGCCGTCGCCACAGCACCCGGACGATCCGCACGACGACGACTCCGTGGCGATGCGCCCGTACCGCTCCCGTACGGCGGCACGCTGGGTCGCGGGGTCGGGCCGGCCGTCGTCGGCGTCCGCGGTGGGGGCTTCGTCAGTCATCGTCGAGGGACCTCGTCTCGTCGAGCATGCGGAGCAGTCGGTCCGCGCGCGGCGTCGCGGTGTAGTACCGCCATCGCCCCTCCTTCCGCCGTTCGACCAGTCCGGCGCCGAACAGCCGCGAGAGCGCCTGGCTGACCGCTCCCTGGCTCACGCCGAGCGCCGGCTCCATGTCGCAGACGCACACCCCGTCGTCGCTCCCGGCGATGAGCCGGAGCGCCTCGTACCGGGTGTCGTTGCCGAGCGTCGCGAGCGTCCGGACGTCGGCGGCCACCTCCTCGTCGGTCAGGGAGTGGCCGACGGAGCAACAGTCGGCCGCCTCCCGGCGATTCGCGTCGATCGTCTCGGCGTCGGTCTCCGAACTCATTTTAGGACATGCTAATATTAGACCGGGCTAATATAAATCTGCCGGGGACCCGGCTCCGGGGTTCACCGGCCGGTCACGACCCCGGCGAAACCAGGGTGGTCGACGCTACGGGTGCCTCACCTCGCGTCCACCTCGCGGCCGTCCCCGGCGGGGACACCGATCAGCCATCCCGCCAGCAGGACGGTCGCGACCGCGCCGAGGCCGACGAACTGCATCGGGTCGAGGAGGGGGAAGTCGAACTCGGGGCCGAGGAGGTGGAACGCGACCCCGGTCGCGACGGCGAGCGCGGCGAACCGGGCCGACCGTTCGCCCCGGTACGCGGGGTAGCCGACCCAGGCGAGGACGAGTCCGTAGGCGACGAACGGGAGTTCGAGCAGCCAGTAGACGAACGGGAAGCCGCCGGCCGCGTACGTGGTGAGCCGGTAGTGCCGGCCCTCGTAGACGACGGCGTACACGCCCTGCCCGGGCACCGCGTAGTCGCTGTAGAAGAACTCCTCGGGCCGGTCCCCGCTGCCGTAGACGACGTGGTGGCCGTCGGGGGACTCGACGGCGCGGCGGACGGCGCTTCGAGCGTCCGACGAGAGCGTCTCGTACCGGAGGACTGGCGTCTCCCCGTCCACCTCCGACCGCTCGACCGGTTCGACGGAGAACGACGCCTGCTCGCCCCAGTCGGCCATCGTGGCCGGGGATCCGACGAGCGAGAGCGCGACGAGGACGGCGAGGAGGGCGAGCACGTGCCGTAGGACCATACGGGGACCACCGACACGCGTGGCAAGTGCTTTCCGGGGAGCATCGACGTCGGCGTCGATTCCGGGGTGCGGGTTCGCCGTGGCGAGGGGTGCGGTCACGACCGCTTCCTTCCCCTCGTCCGGAGGGCTCGACCCGAAGCTACCGCCCGAACACGACGGAGACGAGTTTCGACTCCGCCTTCCGGAGGTGCTCCGCGGCGGTGCTTGGCGCGCAGTCGAGCGCCGCGGCGACCGCCTCGTGGCCGGCCTCGCGCGGGACCTCGTAGTAGCCCAGTTCGAGACCCGCTTCCACGGCCTCGCGCTGGCGTACGCTGAGGTGCGTCTCGACGGTCGCGGCGGTCGCGTCCAGCCCGCCGACCGCCTCGACGGTCACGTCGACGGGCACGGGGACGCGCTCCAGGGCAGCCTGTATCTCCGCGTCCGGGCCGAAGAGCGCGAGCGTCACCGTCCCGTCCTCGTGGTACCGGATCGGCGGGACGACGACCAGTCCGCCCTCCGTGATGGGGCCGAACAGGTCCCCCAGTTCCTCGGTCGTGGCGTCCCGCACGTAGACGTAGAACGACCCGCTCCCTGCCCGCACCACGTCGTAGTCGAGCACCTCCGGGATCCCCTCGACTGCCGCCTCGAAGGCGTCGGCGTCGCCGACGGCGTAGTGGAGGATGCCCAGCGCGTCGCCGGTGTAGTTCCACTGGAGGGCGGTCGCGCGCTCTAGGAACTCCGCGTTGGCCCACACGTCGTACATCGGGTGGATCTCGGCCTCGCGACCGCCCGCGGTGATGCGGACCCGGACGTGCTTCATGCCGGGAGCCTTCCCGTCGCCCGGCTTAAACTCCCCGCGCGAATGCGGCAGTAGAGCTTCCCCTGCCGACGCCAAACGGGGTGGCGTGAAGGCCTTCATCTCCGGCGCGACGGGCGTGCTCGGGCGTCGACTCGTCGAGGGGCTCGCAGACGGCGGCCACGAGTCGTCGGACTGGCGAGGGACGAGGGGGGCGAGCGCATCGTCGAACGACGCGGCGGGACCCCGCGGCGAGGTGACGTCCTCGAACCGGGGACGCTGGACCGGGCGATGGACGACGACGTCGAGGTGCTGGTTCACGCCGCGACGGCCATCCCCGCCTCGACGAAGCCGAGCGACGAGGAGTGGGTGCGCAACGACAGGGTCCGTCTCGAGGGCGCGAGGAACCTGCTCGCCGCGGCCCCCACGGGTGTCCGACAGGTGCTGTTTCCGAGCGTCGTGTGGGTCGCCCGCCAGCCCGACGGCTCGCGGTTCGACGAGACGGCCGACCGGCACCCCGACAGGGTCACGCGCTCGGCCGCCGACGTCGAGGACCTCCTCGAGGAGCGCGCCGCCGGGGACGGCTTCGACGCGGCGGTCCTCCGCTACGGGTTCCTCTACGCGCCGGACGCCCGGGACACGCGCGAGTGGGGCGACCGGTTGCTCGACCGCGACGTGCCCGTCGTCGGTGGCGGCCTGCTCGGCCGGCGGGACGCCGACCTCCCGTTCGTCCACGCCGACGACGCGGCGGCGGCGGCGGTCGCGGCCATCGAGACGGAGGCGAGCGGGGTCTTCCACGTCGTCGACGACGAACCGGCGACCGGGGCGGAGTTCTTCGGGACGTTCGCTGACCTGCTGGACGCCCCGGAGCCGCGTCGGGTTCCCGCATGGCTGGCCCGGCTCTTCGTCGGGAAGACCAACGCCGAGGCACTCACCAGTCCGACCCCCACGACCAACGCGAAGGCGAAGCAGGATCTCGGCTGGGAGCCCGCGTATCCGACCTACCGAGACGGTCTGGCGGCGGTCGTCGGGAGCTGGAAGGCCGACGGGACGCTCGCCGAACTCCGGGACGTGTCGGAGTCGAGGACGGCCACCCCGGTCCACGAGGACGTGACGTAGCGCGGCCGCGACGTCGTGTGACGTGGATCCGACCGGGACGCCGCTCGACCTCCGCTCGACGTCGTCGTCGTCGACTCCGCGGGAACGAACGTCGACACTTTAACCCGCAGGGTCGCATAGCGACGACCGAATGACCCTGTCCGTGACCGACACCCTGACGGGTGAGCGACGAGCGTTCGAGGTCGACGACGACGGCGAAGTCCTGCTGTACGTCTGCGGGCTGACGGTCTCGGACGACGCGCACCTCGGTCACGCGCGCCTGTGGTTCCACGCCGACGTCCTCCACCGCTGGCTCGCGTACCTCGGGTACGACGTGCGACACGTCGAGAACGTCACCGACGTGAACGAGAAGATCACCGCCCGGGTCGGCGAACGCGAGGGGTGGGAGACCGAGGCCGACGTGGCCCGTCACTTCACCGGCGAAACCATCGAGAACATGCGCCGGCTGAACCTCCTCCGCGCCGAGGTGTACCCCCGCGTCTCCGAGCACGTCCCCGAGATCATCGACCTCATCGGGGCGCTCGTCGAGCGGGGGTACGCCTACGAGACGAACGGCTCGGTGTACTTCGACGTGACCCGGTTCGACCGCTACGGCGACCTGTCGAACCAGCGGCTCGACGAACTCGAGTCCGACGCCGACCCCGACGAACTCGCGGAGAAGCGCCACCCGGCCGACTTCGCGCTGTGGAAGGCCGGCGGGGTGGACGAGGACGCCGTCAGGGAACACCGGAAACACGACCACGGCGAGGGTGACGGCGACGGGCTCCCGTCCGGCCAGACCTGGGAGTCGCCCTGGGGCGAGGGCCGGCCGGGCTGGCACATCGA
Protein-coding regions in this window:
- a CDS encoding helix-turn-helix domain-containing protein, producing the protein MKHVRVRITAGGREAEIHPMYDVWANAEFLERATALQWNYTGDALGILHYAVGDADAFEAAVEGIPEVLDYDVVRAGSGSFYVYVRDATTEELGDLFGPITEGGLVVVPPIRYHEDGTVTLALFGPDAEIQAALERVPVPVDVTVEAVGGLDATAATVETHLSVRQREAVEAGLELGYYEVPREAGHEAVAAALDCAPSTAAEHLRKAESKLVSVVFGR
- a CDS encoding CbiX/SirB N-terminal domain-containing protein → MSQALVVVAHGSHLNPDSSAPTHEHADTVRATGAFDEVRTGFWKEEPNLREVLRTVDAEEVYVVPMFISEGYFTEQVIPRELRLEGWDVADWESDGLSADVATYAATDTGQTVHYCGPVGTHGSMTDVLVRRAESVTGDPDVGEGFGFAVVGHGTERNENSAKAIEYHAGRVRSMDRFDEVEALYMDEEPEVDDLPDHFGSEDVVLVPLFVADGFHTQEDIPEDVGLTDDYRTGYDVPAEVAGHRVWYAGAVGTEPLLADVLLERAADAGADVGDAVEDVRETTRVAAPEADD
- the arsM gene encoding arsenite methyltransferase: MTDEAPTADADDGRPDPATQRAAVRERYGRIATESSSCGSSGCCGDGGADGEPSPERARELGYSDDDLDAVDPGANLGLGCGNPTAIASLEEGDGVLDLGSGAGFDCFLAAREVGPEGRVVGVDMTPEMVERGRENAEANDATNVEFRLGEIEHLPVADRSVDVILSNCVVNLSPDKPQVFREAYRVLRPGGRLAVSDVVLTAELPSGLRADPASVAACVGGASPVPALETMLSDAGFVGVSVEPKSDSDEFIRDWDDERDLSDYVVAATIEGEKPKTGAHP
- a CDS encoding ArsR/SmtB family transcription factor, producing MSSETDAETIDANRREAADCCSVGHSLTDEEVAADVRTLATLGNDTRYEALRLIAGSDDGVCVCDMEPALGVSQGAVSQALSRLFGAGLVERRKEGRWRYYTATPRADRLLRMLDETRSLDDD
- a CDS encoding DUF7523 family protein, which gives rise to MTVAEDARGAVRARPYLFDALRAGVVNYAAAAETLDLDAETDAVATALRRFAADLDPPSVDADARVSMRSGLGRAAVDADGESVFSVAGTRFAADGGDLTAVVAAGDVDVRALEAALGRLRTAGVDVEGAGVADGELVVAVGRRDGATAVRAVEAALSS
- the arsN2 gene encoding arsenic resistance N-acetyltransferase ArsN2, translated to MTDPSIVLREADADDLDRVEATLEANDLPHRDVRTSPGRFFLARSDGERVGVGGVEIRGSNGLLRSVVVEESSRGRGYGAALCEALEDYARGNGAETLYLLTTTAPGFFRGRGYVEVDREDVPSSVRATTEFADLCPASATCMGKRLDG
- a CDS encoding NAD-dependent epimerase/dehydratase family protein, encoding MVERRGGTPRRGDVLEPGTLDRAMDDDVEVLVHAATAIPASTKPSDEEWVRNDRVRLEGARNLLAAAPTGVRQVLFPSVVWVARQPDGSRFDETADRHPDRVTRSAADVEDLLEERAAGDGFDAAVLRYGFLYAPDARDTREWGDRLLDRDVPVVGGGLLGRRDADLPFVHADDAAAAAVAAIETEASGVFHVVDDEPATGAEFFGTFADLLDAPEPRRVPAWLARLFVGKTNAEALTSPTPTTNAKAKQDLGWEPAYPTYRDGLAAVVGSWKADGTLAELRDVSESRTATPVHEDVT